In Sulfitobacter sp. M39, the following proteins share a genomic window:
- a CDS encoding urease subunit beta yields the protein MIPGEVLCATGDITLNADRTAITLMVANTGDRPVQVGSHYHFAETNPALDFDRAAARGHRLDIAAGTAVRFEPGQRREVQLIPLAGDRKVYGFNAEVMGAL from the coding sequence ATGATCCCCGGAGAGGTGCTGTGCGCCACAGGGGACATCACCCTGAACGCCGATCGCACGGCCATCACCCTGATGGTTGCCAATACCGGTGACCGGCCCGTGCAGGTCGGCAGTCACTACCACTTTGCCGAAACCAACCCCGCGCTCGACTTCGACCGCGCCGCCGCGCGTGGTCACCGTCTGGACATCGCCGCCGGCACCGCAGTGCGCTTTGAACCCGGTCAACGCCGCGAGGTGCAGCTGATCCCGCTGGCGGGCGACCGTAAGGTGTATGGGTTCAACGCTGAAGTGATGGGCGCGCTCTAA
- a CDS encoding urease accessory protein UreE, giving the protein MTDLPPAHTIKRHGQWDHADDSCVLTYDDRFLRRKRLLTSHNRGFLVDLAHTESLNHGDAFELEGGQIIEVIAAKEALLEITGDDLVRLAWHIGNRHCPCQLEPARLLIQNDHVIRDMLTKLGATLRDVSEPFIPEGGAYGHGRTHSHAH; this is encoded by the coding sequence ATGACCGACCTTCCTCCCGCCCATACGATCAAGCGCCACGGCCAGTGGGACCATGCGGATGACAGCTGCGTGCTGACCTATGACGACCGCTTCCTGCGCCGCAAACGCTTGCTGACCAGCCATAACCGCGGATTCCTCGTGGACCTCGCCCATACGGAATCGCTGAACCACGGCGATGCGTTCGAGCTTGAAGGCGGGCAGATCATCGAGGTCATCGCGGCCAAGGAAGCCTTGCTGGAAATCACCGGCGACGATCTGGTGCGGCTGGCATGGCATATCGGCAACCGGCACTGCCCCTGCCAGCTTGAACCCGCCCGCCTGCTGATCCAGAACGACCATGTGATCCGCGACATGCTGACCAAGCTCGGCGCGACGTTGCGGGATGTGTCCGAACCGTTCATTCCCGAGGGCGGTGCCTATGGCCACGGGCGCACCCACAGCCACGCACATTAG
- a CDS encoding aminotransferase family protein translates to MDGTFSENDISRVVEADRAHIWHHLSQHKAYETTDPRIIVEGKGMRVWDQKGKEHLDAVSGGVWTVNVGYGRESIANAVRDQLIKLNYFAGSAGSIPGSIFAEKLIDKMPGMSRLYYCNSGSEANEKAFKMIRQIAHKRYGGKKHKILYRDRDYHGTTIACLSAGGQEERNAQYGPFTDGFVRVPHCLEYRKFEQDGAPEDNYGVWAADQIEKIILAEGPDTVGGLCLEPVTAGGGVITPPDGYWERVQEICRKYDVLLHIDEVVCGIGRTGEWFGYQHFGIQPDMVTMAKGVASGYAAIACLVTTEEVFNLFKDDASDPLNYFRDISTFGGCTAGPTAAIENMAIIERENLLQNTRDMGQYMLEELEELSDKYDVIGQVRGKGLFLGAELVQDRSTRVPVVEAQIQAVVADCMAQGVIIGATNRSVPGKNNTLCFSPALIAKEDDINQIIAAVDGAMGRVFGSK, encoded by the coding sequence ATGGATGGTACATTTAGCGAAAACGATATCTCCCGTGTGGTCGAGGCAGATCGCGCGCACATCTGGCACCACCTCAGCCAGCACAAAGCCTATGAAACCACGGACCCACGGATCATTGTCGAAGGCAAAGGCATGCGTGTCTGGGACCAAAAGGGCAAAGAGCATCTGGACGCGGTGTCCGGTGGTGTCTGGACCGTCAACGTCGGCTATGGCCGTGAAAGCATTGCCAACGCCGTGCGCGACCAGCTGATCAAGCTGAACTATTTTGCGGGCTCTGCCGGGTCTATTCCGGGGTCGATCTTTGCGGAAAAGCTGATCGACAAGATGCCGGGCATGAGCCGACTGTACTATTGCAACTCCGGCTCCGAGGCGAACGAGAAAGCCTTCAAGATGATCCGTCAGATCGCCCACAAACGCTATGGCGGCAAGAAGCACAAAATCCTGTATCGCGACCGCGACTACCACGGCACGACCATCGCTTGTCTGTCTGCGGGCGGTCAGGAAGAACGCAATGCGCAATACGGCCCCTTCACCGATGGGTTCGTCCGCGTGCCCCACTGCCTAGAGTATCGCAAGTTCGAACAAGACGGCGCGCCAGAGGATAACTACGGCGTTTGGGCTGCGGATCAGATCGAGAAGATCATCCTCGCCGAAGGGCCCGACACCGTGGGCGGGCTGTGTCTTGAACCCGTCACGGCGGGCGGCGGTGTCATCACGCCTCCGGACGGCTACTGGGAACGGGTGCAAGAGATTTGCCGCAAGTATGACGTGCTGCTGCACATCGACGAAGTCGTCTGCGGCATCGGGCGCACCGGCGAATGGTTCGGCTACCAGCATTTCGGCATCCAGCCCGATATGGTCACGATGGCCAAAGGTGTGGCCTCGGGCTATGCGGCGATTGCCTGTCTTGTGACCACCGAAGAGGTCTTTAACCTGTTCAAGGACGACGCCAGCGACCCGCTGAACTACTTCCGCGATATCTCTACCTTCGGGGGATGCACTGCTGGCCCCACCGCCGCGATTGAAAACATGGCGATTATCGAACGCGAAAACCTGCTGCAAAACACCCGCGACATGGGGCAATACATGCTCGAAGAGCTTGAAGAGCTATCCGACAAATATGACGTGATCGGTCAGGTGCGCGGCAAGGGTCTGTTCCTTGGCGCAGAGCTGGTCCAAGACCGCAGCACCCGCGTTCCCGTTGTCGAAGCGCAGATTCAAGCGGTCGTCGCAGACTGTATGGCGCAGGGCGTGATCATCGGGGCGACCAACCGGTCGGTGCCGGGCAAGAACAACACCCTTTGCTTCAGCCCCGCCTTGATCGCTAAAGAAGACGACATTAATCAGATCATCGCCGCCGTGGATGGGGCAATGGGGCGGGTGTTCGGCAGCAAATAG
- a CDS encoding gamma-glutamyltransferase — MTQQQNASWQITKPATRSRKGIVASQSRVAAQVGADVMAQGGNAVDAAIATSFALGAAEPWMSGMGGGGFMVVRMAGEKTAKVIEFGMKSPKGLDVADYPIVGGKAGDLFPWPSVLEDRNVFGAKAIAIPGQVAGMGLAHESFATKPWADLLAPAIKLADDGLPVDWYTQLILGGSAKDLAPFPASAETFLDEDGFPKSSGWTALGETKCDLSRLAASLRTVAKDGPRAFYEGPLAQSIVADLQAAGGHHTAEDLAQYQATLVDAMHYAYRGHEVIATPTLTAGPTMRRALDLMTAWQPGTDTPDAEAFIAYDRAIRQANQERYDTMGDIEHEPDPSCTTHFSVVDAAGNMVAVTQTLLSIFGSRMMLPQSGILMNNGIMWFDPEQGKPNSLGPDKRCLANMCPTLLERADGAQFALGASGGRKIMPAVVELTSLLLDYGMDLETAFHAPRTDMSLADVTIVDLALPPQVIATLQDTLDNVVTAPRTIFPYHFACPSAVGRAGDENTGVTEVMSAWGDAVSA; from the coding sequence ATGACCCAGCAGCAGAATGCCTCTTGGCAGATCACCAAACCCGCGACCCGCAGCCGCAAGGGGATCGTCGCCTCGCAAAGCCGTGTCGCCGCGCAGGTCGGGGCGGATGTCATGGCGCAGGGCGGCAATGCGGTGGATGCGGCGATTGCCACCTCCTTTGCGCTTGGCGCGGCTGAACCCTGGATGAGCGGTATGGGCGGCGGCGGCTTTATGGTCGTGCGCATGGCGGGCGAAAAGACGGCCAAGGTCATCGAATTCGGGATGAAATCCCCCAAGGGGCTGGATGTCGCGGACTATCCCATCGTGGGCGGCAAGGCGGGCGATCTGTTCCCCTGGCCTTCGGTGCTGGAAGACCGCAATGTGTTTGGGGCCAAGGCGATTGCCATTCCCGGTCAGGTCGCGGGCATGGGTCTGGCGCATGAAAGCTTTGCCACGAAACCTTGGGCCGATCTGCTGGCGCCTGCGATCAAGCTTGCCGATGATGGTCTGCCTGTGGACTGGTACACACAGCTGATCCTTGGCGGCTCGGCCAAAGACCTCGCCCCCTTCCCCGCCTCGGCCGAGACGTTTCTGGACGAAGACGGCTTTCCCAAATCCTCTGGCTGGACCGCCTTGGGCGAGACGAAATGCGACCTTAGCCGTCTTGCCGCGTCGCTGCGCACCGTGGCCAAGGACGGACCACGCGCGTTTTACGAGGGGCCTTTGGCGCAGTCTATCGTGGCCGATCTGCAAGCCGCCGGCGGGCACCATACGGCGGAGGATCTGGCGCAGTATCAGGCGACATTGGTCGACGCGATGCACTATGCCTATCGCGGGCACGAGGTCATCGCCACACCGACCCTGACCGCTGGCCCGACCATGCGCCGCGCGCTTGACCTGATGACCGCCTGGCAGCCCGGCACCGACACCCCCGACGCCGAGGCGTTCATTGCCTATGACCGTGCCATCCGGCAGGCCAACCAGGAACGCTATGACACGATGGGCGATATCGAACATGAACCCGACCCGTCCTGCACCACACATTTCAGCGTCGTTGATGCGGCAGGCAATATGGTCGCCGTCACCCAAACGCTGCTGTCGATCTTTGGCTCGCGGATGATGTTGCCGCAATCGGGCATCCTGATGAACAACGGCATCATGTGGTTTGACCCTGAACAGGGCAAGCCGAACTCGCTTGGGCCGGATAAACGCTGCCTTGCGAATATGTGCCCCACGCTGCTGGAGCGTGCCGACGGTGCGCAATTCGCGCTTGGGGCATCGGGCGGGCGCAAGATCATGCCCGCTGTGGTCGAACTGACATCCCTGCTGCTGGACTACGGAATGGATCTGGAAACCGCCTTTCATGCGCCGCGCACGGATATGAGCCTTGCCGATGTGACCATCGTGGATCTGGCGCTGCCGCCGCAAGTGATCGCGACGTTGCAAGACACACTGGACAATGTGGTGACCGCGCCGCGCACGATCTTCCCCTATCACTTCGCCTGCCCCTCAGCCGTCGGGCGTGCGGGCGATGAAAATACCGGCGTGACAGAGGTGATGTCCGCGTGGGGGGATGCCGTCAGCGCCTGA
- a CDS encoding CHAP domain-containing protein has product MSVKRQWSSKVGIPFLCVALLMTAACARGPSEIQTIGQAGINPDLHAMAIREVRVLQSKGQRVWCVPFARNASGVQIRGNANTWWAQANGLYERGKEPVVGSVMAFKGTSRNPMGHVAVVSEVVSPREIKVDHANWKRNKISLGMSVQDVSPLNDWSDVRLESQAGSYGSVYPINGFIYPDAKSAPSNEMTQPPVFAFSAAPTQSN; this is encoded by the coding sequence ATGAGCGTGAAACGCCAGTGGTCATCGAAAGTTGGAATTCCTTTTTTGTGTGTGGCCCTGCTGATGACAGCAGCCTGCGCCCGCGGCCCGTCTGAAATTCAGACCATTGGTCAGGCGGGTATCAACCCCGACCTGCACGCCATGGCGATCCGCGAGGTTCGCGTTTTGCAATCCAAAGGGCAGCGCGTCTGGTGCGTGCCCTTCGCACGCAATGCCAGCGGCGTTCAAATCCGCGGCAATGCCAATACGTGGTGGGCGCAAGCCAACGGCCTGTACGAACGCGGCAAAGAACCCGTCGTCGGGTCGGTCATGGCGTTCAAAGGCACCAGCCGGAACCCTATGGGCCATGTTGCCGTCGTCTCCGAAGTCGTTTCCCCGCGCGAGATCAAGGTCGATCACGCCAATTGGAAGCGCAACAAGATCTCGCTTGGGATGAGCGTACAAGACGTATCTCCGCTGAACGACTGGTCCGATGTGCGCCTTGAAAGCCAGGCTGGGTCCTACGGCAGTGTCTATCCGATCAACGGGTTCATCTATCCCGATGCGAAATCCGCGCCGTCGAACGAGATGACGCAGCCCCCCGTGTTCGCATTTTCAGCGGCACCGACACAAAGCAACTGA
- a CDS encoding urease subunit gamma, which translates to MQLTPREKDKLLIAMAAEVARKRLARGVKLNHPEAIALITDTVVEGARDGRSVAEMMQAGAQVITRDDCMEGIAEMIHDVQVEATFPDGTKLVTVHNPIR; encoded by the coding sequence ATGCAGCTGACCCCCCGTGAAAAAGACAAACTGCTGATCGCCATGGCGGCCGAAGTCGCGCGCAAGCGTCTGGCCCGTGGCGTCAAGCTGAACCACCCCGAGGCGATTGCCCTGATCACCGACACCGTCGTCGAAGGCGCGCGCGATGGCCGCAGCGTGGCCGAGATGATGCAGGCTGGCGCCCAGGTCATCACCCGCGACGACTGTATGGAGGGCATCGCCGAGATGATCCACGACGTGCAGGTCGAAGCCACCTTCCCCGACGGAACCAAGCTGGTCACCGTGCACAACCCTATCCGCTAG
- a CDS encoding urease accessory protein UreD yields MGVIFSWTRPPINIAAHTDQAFSVPMQPRARGALRISSKTYGSASVIGDLYQQGCFKALFPRAAAGGLTGVFLNTSGGMTGGDELSITATAGAGSRLTLTSQAAERVYLAQPGPMAQMTTRLDAEAGARVDWLPQETILFNGSALRRKLEVDLTDDACFFGVEPLVFGRVSMGETLRDARFADNITIRRDGHPIFADAVRLSGDIHAQLTGTATAGGNCAMASVIYAAPDAEALLAPLRALLPARAGASLIRDGVLYARLLAPDSYILRQSLVPIIARLHGAAPPKTWML; encoded by the coding sequence ATGGGAGTTATTTTCAGCTGGACGAGGCCCCCCATCAACATCGCCGCCCATACCGATCAGGCTTTCTCCGTGCCGATGCAACCCCGCGCCCGCGGGGCGTTGCGCATCAGCAGCAAGACCTATGGCAGCGCGTCCGTGATTGGCGATCTCTACCAGCAAGGCTGCTTCAAGGCGCTGTTTCCACGCGCGGCGGCGGGCGGGCTGACGGGGGTTTTCCTCAATACTTCGGGCGGAATGACGGGCGGCGATGAACTGTCGATCACCGCCACGGCGGGTGCGGGCAGCCGGCTGACCCTGACCAGCCAAGCGGCCGAGCGCGTCTATCTGGCGCAACCCGGCCCCATGGCGCAGATGACCACGCGGCTGGATGCCGAAGCGGGGGCACGGGTCGATTGGCTGCCGCAAGAAACGATCCTGTTCAACGGCTCCGCCCTGCGCCGCAAGCTGGAGGTGGACCTGACGGACGACGCCTGTTTCTTCGGTGTAGAGCCGCTGGTCTTTGGCCGCGTCTCCATGGGCGAGACGCTGCGCGACGCGCGCTTTGCCGATAACATCACGATCCGCCGCGACGGGCACCCTATCTTTGCCGATGCTGTGCGTTTGTCCGGCGATATCCACGCGCAACTTACTGGCACCGCCACGGCGGGCGGCAACTGCGCTATGGCGAGCGTGATCTACGCCGCCCCCGATGCCGAGGCGCTGCTTGCCCCCCTGCGCGCGCTGCTGCCTGCCAGAGCCGGTGCCAGCCTGATCCGCGACGGCGTGCTTTATGCGCGGCTCCTCGCGCCCGACAGTTACATCCTGCGCCAGTCTCTGGTGCCGATCATCGCCCGCCTGCACGGCGCGGCCCCTCCTAAAACATGGATGCTTTGA
- a CDS encoding DEAD/DEAH box helicase → MIQTIADALATQGYDSLTPVQEAVTNPDLVEADLLVSAQTGSGKTVAFGLAIAPTLLGDDEKFGHAGAPLALIIAPTRELAMQVSRELTWLYGKAGAVVTTCVGGMDTRTERRALDRGAHIVVATPGRLCDHIKRNNINLSDIRAVVLDEADEMLDLGFREELEFILSEAPEERRTLLFSATVPAAIAKLAKSYQRDAQRVETVGEKKQHADIEYRALNVHPRDTENAIINVLRFYEAKNAIVFCNTRAAVARLTTRFTNRGFSVVALSGELTQSERTNALQALRDGRARVCIATDVAARGIDLPNLELVVHADLPSNSDTLLHRSGRTGRAGRKGVSALIVPAKMRSKANRLLGGAKLKVEWANPPSAEEVNAEDEKRLLADSAWSNPIPDDATGFVANLVDQFSAEQLATAFVNLYRARQSAPEQLAEPGTPADERPRGDFGPSVWFSISIGRNDDAEPRTILPMICRMGDLTKDDVGAIRVQPSHTFVEILATSADKFTNALGPDMKVEDGAVVTKLDKAPDLSRGPKPGGRGPKPNRGAPRSDNGPRPDRGPRPDRAPYDPDAPRAPRKPRAASTEEASVSYDKPRGPRPDKGFDKPRGDKPKFDKPKAPKGERPPKSHKTERSPMKPGAAPKPKSAGKPDSFDKPGGKPKAKAVWKKEKPADRGADRPRGDGKPADKPFKARAADPSKRFVPPGKVGAKPKGGKPSGKAGGGDAAPKRGKSSFRPK, encoded by the coding sequence TTGATCCAAACCATCGCAGACGCGCTTGCCACCCAAGGCTATGATTCGCTTACCCCCGTCCAAGAGGCGGTTACCAACCCAGATCTGGTCGAGGCCGACCTTCTGGTGTCAGCCCAAACGGGGTCCGGCAAGACAGTGGCCTTTGGTCTCGCCATCGCACCGACCCTTTTGGGCGACGATGAAAAATTCGGACACGCCGGCGCGCCCCTGGCGCTGATCATCGCACCGACGCGCGAATTGGCCATGCAGGTCAGCCGCGAGCTGACGTGGCTTTATGGCAAGGCCGGTGCGGTCGTGACCACCTGCGTTGGCGGCATGGACACACGCACCGAACGTCGTGCGCTGGACCGTGGCGCGCATATCGTCGTCGCGACACCGGGCCGCCTGTGCGACCACATCAAACGCAACAACATCAACCTGTCCGACATTCGTGCCGTGGTGCTGGATGAAGCGGACGAGATGCTTGATCTGGGTTTCCGCGAAGAGCTGGAATTCATCCTCTCCGAAGCGCCGGAAGAACGCCGCACGCTGTTGTTCTCGGCCACCGTGCCTGCGGCGATCGCCAAGCTGGCCAAATCCTACCAGCGTGATGCGCAGCGCGTCGAAACCGTGGGCGAAAAGAAACAACACGCCGACATCGAATACCGTGCGCTGAACGTGCACCCGCGCGACACTGAAAACGCGATCATCAACGTGCTGCGGTTCTACGAGGCGAAAAACGCCATCGTCTTCTGCAACACCCGCGCCGCCGTCGCGCGCCTGACCACTCGCTTTACCAACCGCGGATTTTCAGTCGTGGCGCTGTCGGGCGAGCTGACGCAATCCGAACGCACCAACGCGCTGCAGGCGCTGCGCGACGGGCGCGCGCGCGTCTGTATCGCGACAGATGTGGCCGCACGCGGGATCGACCTGCCCAACCTCGAACTGGTGGTGCATGCCGATCTGCCGTCGAACTCTGACACGTTGCTGCACCGCTCGGGCCGTACCGGTCGCGCCGGTCGCAAGGGTGTGTCCGCGCTGATCGTTCCGGCCAAGATGCGCAGCAAGGCAAACCGTCTGCTGGGCGGCGCCAAGCTGAAGGTCGAATGGGCCAACCCGCCCTCTGCCGAAGAAGTAAACGCCGAAGACGAAAAGCGATTGCTGGCTGATTCCGCTTGGTCGAACCCGATCCCCGATGATGCGACTGGCTTTGTCGCCAATCTGGTGGATCAGTTCAGCGCCGAGCAACTGGCGACGGCCTTTGTGAACCTGTACCGTGCACGCCAGTCCGCGCCCGAGCAGCTGGCAGAGCCCGGCACCCCTGCCGACGAACGCCCCCGTGGTGACTTTGGCCCGTCGGTCTGGTTCTCGATCTCGATCGGGCGCAATGATGACGCCGAACCCCGCACCATCCTGCCGATGATCTGTCGCATGGGCGATCTGACCAAGGATGACGTGGGCGCGATCCGCGTACAGCCCAGCCATACCTTTGTCGAGATCCTCGCGACCTCGGCAGACAAATTCACCAACGCGCTTGGCCCCGACATGAAGGTCGAAGACGGCGCGGTTGTGACCAAGCTCGACAAGGCCCCCGATCTGTCGCGCGGGCCCAAGCCCGGCGGCCGTGGCCCCAAACCGAACCGCGGCGCCCCCCGTTCTGACAACGGCCCACGCCCCGATCGTGGCCCCCGCCCCGACCGCGCACCCTATGACCCTGACGCACCACGTGCACCGCGCAAACCACGTGCGGCCAGCACCGAAGAAGCATCGGTCTCCTACGACAAGCCACGTGGCCCGCGCCCCGACAAAGGGTTCGACAAACCGCGCGGCGACAAGCCGAAGTTTGACAAGCCCAAGGCCCCCAAAGGCGAACGCCCGCCCAAGTCGCACAAGACCGAACGGTCTCCGATGAAGCCCGGTGCCGCGCCTAAACCCAAGTCTGCGGGCAAGCCCGACAGCTTTGACAAACCCGGCGGCAAGCCCAAAGCCAAAGCCGTCTGGAAAAAGGAAAAGCCAGCGGATCGTGGGGCGGACCGCCCCCGTGGCGACGGCAAACCAGCGGATAAACCGTTCAAGGCCCGCGCCGCTGACCCGTCGAAACGCTTTGTCCCACCGGGCAAAGTGGGCGCGAAACCCAAGGGCGGCAAACCCTCGGGAAAAGCCGGTGGCGGCGATGCAGCCCCCAAACGCGGCAAGTCGAGCTTTCGCCCGAAATAA
- the ureG gene encoding urease accessory protein UreG has product MTSPHGPLRIGIGGPVGAGKTTTTAALCRAMRDRWSIGVITNDIYTQEDAEALMRLQVLPQDRIIGVETGGCPHTAIREDASINLAAVARMRDRHPDLDCVLIESGGDNLSATFSPELADVTLYVIDVAAGEEIPRKGGPAITKSDILIINKTDLAPHVGASLEVMDRDAKRMRGDLPYLFAEMKHDKGVAELLDLIVKIGGLRPVPEN; this is encoded by the coding sequence ATGACCTCCCCCCATGGACCGCTTCGTATTGGCATTGGTGGCCCCGTTGGCGCGGGCAAGACAACGACGACCGCCGCCCTGTGCCGTGCTATGCGCGACCGCTGGTCGATCGGCGTGATCACCAATGATATCTACACCCAAGAGGACGCCGAAGCGCTCATGCGGCTTCAGGTCTTGCCGCAGGACCGGATCATCGGGGTCGAGACGGGCGGCTGCCCCCACACCGCCATCCGCGAGGATGCGTCGATCAATCTTGCCGCCGTAGCCCGGATGCGCGACCGCCACCCCGATCTGGACTGTGTGCTCATCGAATCCGGTGGCGATAACCTGTCGGCGACCTTCAGCCCCGAGCTGGCGGATGTGACGCTTTATGTCATCGACGTTGCTGCGGGCGAAGAGATCCCGCGCAAGGGCGGGCCAGCGATCACCAAGTCGGATATCCTGATCATCAACAAAACCGACCTCGCCCCGCATGTGGGCGCATCACTAGAGGTGATGGACCGTGACGCCAAACGGATGCGCGGCGATCTGCCCTATCTCTTTGCCGAGATGAAACACGATAAGGGTGTGGCAGAGCTGCTGGACCTAATTGTCAAAATCGGCGGCCTTCGGCCGGTTCCCGAAAATTAA
- a CDS encoding urease accessory protein UreF, which translates to MQTQALITLAQWLSPSFPIGAFSYSHGLEMAVQDGTIHDAASLQAWLSDIITHGAGRTDAILLNAGFAGKGVDEVDALARALAPSSERLTEMTQQGAAFVRVVNDVWGHDLPDLTLPVAFGAACAAQGLPVAQGAQLFLHAFVSALVSAAIRAVPLGQTDGQRVITALAPLCHQTVTLALTQTIDDIGSACFLADIASMRHETLYSRMFQT; encoded by the coding sequence ATGCAAACCCAAGCCCTGATCACGCTCGCGCAATGGCTGTCGCCCAGCTTTCCCATCGGCGCGTTCAGCTATAGCCACGGGCTGGAAATGGCCGTGCAGGACGGCACCATTCACGATGCGGCCAGCCTTCAGGCGTGGCTGTCGGATATCATCACCCACGGTGCAGGCCGGACCGATGCGATCCTGCTGAACGCTGGCTTTGCGGGTAAGGGGGTGGACGAGGTGGATGCGCTGGCGCGCGCGCTGGCCCCCTCGTCAGAGCGGCTGACCGAGATGACCCAGCAGGGCGCGGCCTTTGTGCGGGTGGTCAATGACGTCTGGGGGCATGACCTCCCCGACCTGACGCTGCCCGTCGCCTTTGGCGCGGCTTGCGCGGCGCAGGGGCTGCCCGTGGCACAAGGCGCGCAGCTGTTCCTGCACGCCTTCGTCAGCGCATTGGTGTCTGCTGCAATCCGCGCGGTGCCCTTGGGGCAAACGGACGGGCAGCGGGTGATCACCGCCCTTGCCCCGCTGTGCCACCAAACGGTGACGCTGGCCCTGACCCAAACCATCGACGACATCGGCAGCGCCTGTTTTCTGGCCGATATCGCGTCGATGCGACATGAAACGCTTTACTCAAGGATGTTCCAGACATGA
- the ureC gene encoding urease subunit alpha: MTTTLPRSEYAAMYGPTTGDRLRLADTDLIIEVERDLTTYGEEVKFGGGKVIRDGMGQSQVTRANGAVDTVITNALIVDHSGIYKADVALKDGRIAAIGKAGNPDTQPNVDIIIGPGTEVIAGEGRILTAGGFDSHIHFIAPQQMEDALHSGVTTCFGGGTGPAHGTLATTCTPGPWHIGRMLQAMDGVVMNIGLSGKGNASQPGALVEMVNGGACALKLHEDWGTTPAAIDCCLSVADDMDVQVMIHTDTLNESGFVEHTLGAMKGRTIHAFHTEGAGGGHAPDIIKICGEEHVLPSSTNPTRPFTVNTLEEHLDMLMVCHHLDKSIPEDVAFAESRIRRETIAAEDILHDIGAFSIIASDSQAMGRVGEVLIRTWQTADKMRKQRGRLPEETGDNDNFRVKRYIAKYTINPAIAHGVSREVGSIEVGKKADLVLWNPAFFGVKPEMVLMSGMIVVAQMGDPNASIPTPQPVYTRPMFGAYGSALQHCAVTFISEAAQSNGLRDSLGLRKQTIAVQNTRNIGKSDLIHNAATPKVEVNPETYEVRADGELLTCAPAETVPMAQRYFMF, from the coding sequence ATGACCACCACACTCCCCCGCTCTGAATATGCAGCGATGTATGGCCCCACCACGGGTGACCGACTGCGACTGGCCGACACCGATCTTATCATCGAGGTGGAACGCGATCTGACCACCTATGGCGAAGAGGTGAAATTCGGCGGCGGCAAGGTGATCCGCGACGGGATGGGCCAGTCGCAGGTCACGCGGGCAAACGGTGCGGTGGATACTGTGATCACCAATGCGCTGATCGTGGATCATTCGGGCATCTACAAGGCGGATGTCGCGCTGAAAGACGGGCGCATCGCGGCGATTGGCAAGGCGGGCAACCCCGACACCCAACCCAATGTCGATATCATCATCGGACCGGGGACCGAGGTGATCGCAGGCGAAGGCCGCATCCTCACCGCGGGCGGTTTCGACAGCCACATCCACTTTATCGCGCCCCAGCAGATGGAAGACGCGCTGCATTCCGGCGTGACCACCTGCTTTGGCGGCGGCACCGGTCCTGCGCATGGCACGCTTGCCACCACCTGCACCCCCGGCCCGTGGCACATAGGGCGCATGTTGCAGGCGATGGATGGTGTGGTGATGAACATCGGTCTCTCGGGCAAGGGCAACGCCAGCCAACCCGGCGCGCTGGTTGAAATGGTGAACGGCGGGGCCTGCGCGCTGAAGCTGCACGAGGATTGGGGCACCACCCCCGCCGCGATTGATTGCTGCCTGTCGGTCGCCGACGATATGGACGTGCAGGTGATGATCCACACCGACACGCTGAACGAATCCGGCTTTGTCGAACATACGCTTGGCGCGATGAAAGGCCGGACCATCCACGCCTTCCACACCGAGGGCGCAGGCGGTGGCCACGCCCCCGACATCATCAAGATTTGCGGCGAAGAACACGTGCTGCCGTCTTCGACCAACCCGACACGCCCCTTCACGGTGAACACGCTCGAAGAGCATCTGGACATGCTCATGGTCTGTCACCACCTTGATAAATCCATCCCCGAAGACGTTGCCTTTGCCGAAAGCCGGATCAGACGCGAAACGATTGCCGCCGAGGATATCCTGCATGACATCGGCGCGTTCTCTATCATCGCCTCTGACAGTCAGGCCATGGGCCGTGTGGGCGAGGTGCTGATCCGCACATGGCAAACCGCTGACAAGATGCGCAAGCAGCGCGGGCGCTTGCCGGAAGAAACCGGCGACAACGATAACTTCCGCGTCAAACGCTATATCGCGAAATACACGATCAACCCCGCCATCGCCCATGGTGTCAGCCGCGAGGTCGGGTCGATCGAGGTCGGCAAGAAGGCCGATCTGGTGCTGTGGAACCCCGCCTTCTTTGGTGTGAAGCCGGAAATGGTATTGATGTCGGGCATGATCGTGGTGGCGCAGATGGGCGATCCGAATGCGTCGATCCCCACGCCGCAACCGGTCTATACCCGTCCGATGTTCGGGGCCTATGGCAGTGCGCTCCAGCATTGTGCGGTGACCTTTATCTCGGAAGCCGCGCAATCGAACGGGCTGCGCGACAGCCTTGGCCTGCGCAAACAGACCATTGCCGTTCAAAACACCCGCAACATCGGCAAATCCGATCTGATCCATAATGCGGCCACCCCCAAGGTAGAGGTAAACCCCGAAACCTACGAAGTCCGCGCGGACGGCGAGCTGCTGACCTGCGCGCCCGCTGAAACCGTCCCCATGGCGCAACGCTATTTCATGTTCTGA